The genomic stretch GGCCTGCTCAATCCGCTGCGTGGTCTGCCCTTCACCCTGGGGATGTTCCTTCTGGCCCTGATGGCCGCCGCCGGTCTGCCCGGCATGGTCGGCTTCGTGGCGGAACTGGTGGTCTTCCAGGGCAGCTGGAGCGTCTTCCCGCTGCCCACCCTCGGGTGCCTGTTCGCCTCGGGGCTCACGGCGGTCTACGCCGTCCGCTTGTTCAACCGGGTGGGCTTCGGCAAGCTGGACAACGCCAAGGCTTTCTATCCCGCCACCACCTGGCCCGAGCGCCTGCCGGCCCTGGCCCTCTCGCTTCTCGTGCTGGTGGGTGGCCTCTGGCCGCCGCTCACCCTGGGCTGGAGTGAATCCGTCACCACGCCCCTGGCTCAGCACCGACCCCTGATTGCTTCTCTCCCCGCCCCTTCAACCCTGCAGGAGCTCCCCTCATGACGGTGCTGACCCCCAGGCCCACAGTCCTTCCCCCTTCCACCCACCCTTTTGCCGAAGTGGTGCAGAGGCTGGAAGCGGGCGGCTCGATGCTGCCGGACACTCCTGAGAACCTCACTCAGATCATCGGCATCTACAAGGCCTATGCCGTGCCGATGGATTTCTACTGGCGAGATCTGCTGTACATCGCCGAGCGGGTGTTCCTGAACCCCCTGCCGGCGTTCAAGTATTTCCCCAGTCAGGAGTATCTCGATCTTCCCAATTCCTATGCCGGAGAGAGTGCCGATCTGCGCATCTGGCGTGGCGAGGCCGGAGCCCACCCCGAGCTGCTGGCCTTCATGGAGAAGGGCGAGACACGGCGGATGCCCAAGCTGCTCCACCACCTCTGGCACGACCGCATCAACATGGAGTTTGCGGAGGCCTGCATGGATGCCATGTTCTGGCACCAGGGCATGGGCGGTCGCTTCTACGACTACCTGGAGAGCGACACCTACAAAGCCAATGCTGATCGGGCGATCAAGGCCTATTTCAAGGGCAATCCACTGATGCTGGGTCTGCACAAGCTGTTTCCCGAGATGTTCCTGGAGCAGGTGCGCAAGCTCAGTTACTACGCCAACCTCGGCCTGTTCTGGGAGGTGATGGCCCCGGTCTTCTTCGAGATGAGTGACATCTATGACGAAGGGGGCTTCGCTGGAGTTCCCGATGCCATGAACTTCCTGGTGAACGGCATCTTCGCTGTCGCTGGCCGCCCCATCTATCACCACGTTTATATCAACGGCGAGTGTCTCGAGATCATTCCAAAATCAGAAGGCTTCACCTGGCTCTACGAAGCAGCCCTGCCCTATGTGGAGGCAGTCTTTTATCGTACGGCGCCATTTCGAGGCACCAAATCTTATAATGCTCAAGCGGGCCAGGTGCCCGCCGATCAGGCGGATTTCCACTATGGCATTCTCTATGCCGATGTGTTTCCTGTGGGTTCAGCCGGAATTCCACCCACTTTGCTGATGCAGGACATGGTGCATTTCCTGCCCCCCTACCTCAAGGAGATCTACCTCAAGCACCGCCGCGGCGAAGAGGATCAGCTGATTCAGCTGGGCATCACCTTCCAGCGCTCGATGTACAACGTGACCTCGGCGGTGATCCAGGCCCTCAGGGCCGCCCTGTTCTATCCCCTGGATGATCCCGATCCGGAACATCTCATGGCCAACCGCCGCTTCTTTGAAAGCCAGATGGATCGCTTCCTCAAGCCCGAAGCACGCCTCCGCGACGTGCAGGGACAGGATTACCGCTGAGCTGTTCCACCGTTCTTCTGCCCACCATCCCCGTGCCAGACATTCTCGACACCGCCCGCGCGGCCGGCTGTTTCCAGACCTTGCTGGCGGCCGTTGAGGCCGGAGGGTTGCTGGAGGCTCTCTCCAGCCCGGGGCCCTTCACCGTGTTCGCCCCCGTCGACGACGCCTTCGCCGCCCTGCCGGCCGGTACCGTTCAGACCCTGGTCCAGAATCCCCCGCAACTGGCGCGGATCCTCAAATATCACGTGCTCTCGGGCCAGTACACCCGCGAGCAGCTGATCAGTCAGCCGGAGTGGACCACCCTGGAGGGGGCAACCCTGCCGATCCGCCGCGCCGATCCATTCGAAGTCAAAAATGCCAGCGTCCATGCGGCCGATGTGGTCTGCGACAACGGCATCGTGCATGTGATCAACCGGGTGATGCTGCCAGGCTGACTCTCCCGCTCAGAGCGGAGCTGCTCCCTGCAGCAGCCAGAGTCCATGGAGCCCTTCCCAGATCAGATAGGCACTGATCAGCAGGGCCAGCACCCCGACCAGCCACTCACCGTGGTGCTCCATCCAGTCCTCCAGCCGGCTGAGGGGGTCTCTGATTCGGCCGCCTGTGGCGATCCAGGCCAGGGGAGGCAGGAGCAACAGGGAGCTGGCCACCGCCACGAACACACCGGTGAGCTCGAGATCCGTACTCGTTCCTGGCTGGTTGATCAACAGCAAGCCGGCTTCCTTGAGATAGAAGACCAGATTCTCCGGCGTGACCAAGGCACTGGCCGCCCCGATCAGCACAAGCATCGGTGTGCTGAAGTCGGGCAGTTGACGCATCAGACGCATCGCCATGCCCTGCTCGCCGATGGCGGCGGCCGGGGTGAGTTGATAGACGCCTAGAGCCATCAACACGGCAGCGCCGGCAAGGTCGATCATCACCTGCCCGCGTTCTCCGTGGTTGACGGCCAGGGACAGGTTGTCGCCCACCACCATCAGGACCACGACCGCCAGGCCATTGGCACTGGCCCAACCGCTGACGAAGGCCAGGGCACGCCTCAGGGGGAATGTCCCCAGGAGGAGAAGAACCACCACGGCAATGTGAAGTGGACTGAAGGCGATGCCGAAACCGAAGAGTGAGGACTGACCGAAGAGTGCTGCGGAGCTCAGGTGCGGAGCGGGGCCGAGCAGATCAAGGCTGGGCACGAGGGGCGCCAACGCCGAAGTGACGTCTGAGACCGTACTGGTCCGGCACCCCCCAGCTGAGCAGGAGTCGGCCGCTCAGAGGGCGATGGCGCCCGTTTCCGAGGTGCGGATGCGCACGGCCTTCTCGACGGCCGTCACGAAGATCTTGCCGTCTCCGATTTCACCGGTGCGCGAGGGACCGGCAATCGCATCGATGGCGGCATCCACCTTGTCGTCGTCGACCACGACCTCCACCTTCACCTTGTTGATGAACTCGACGGTGAATTCGGCGCCGCGATACGTCTCCACCTGACCCTTCTGGCGACCGAAGCCCCGGCAATCCGTGATCGTCATGCCAATGATGCCCGCATCGACGAGAGCTGTTTTGACATCGTCAAGCTTGATTGGGCGAATGATGGCTTCAACCTTTTTCATGATGAATGACAGTGGGACAAACCTGAACGATATGGAAGCACGGGCGGGGTTACCCAGCCGCGTAGGCATCAAGCGAACAATGCGGGTCAGGGCGGCTCTTCTCTGTAGCTGTCGAGACAGAATGACTCGCACAGGCCTGTTTGAAACGAAACGGAGGCCGATCGCTGGCTCGACTGAGGTCCGGATCACTGCCTCATCCACCCCAGCTGTGGGTACCGCCGCCGATGATGTCTCGATCTTGTCCCGGGCCCGCTCGGCGCGATGCCAGCCGCTTTGCCAGCCAGGACTGATCTCGCCAGCCAGGCAGCGCCACCGTTGTCGCTGGGGGCAACGGCCCGCTACTGGCTGAGGCTGGGGCTGATCAGCTTCGGTGGACCGGCCGGCCAGGTGGCGCTGATGCACGCGGAGCTGGTGGAGCGCCGCCGCTGGCTCTCGGAGAGGCGCTTCCTGCACGCTCTCAACTACGCCATGGTGCTGCCCGGCCCGGAAGCCCAGCAGCTGGCGACGTACATCGGCTGGCTGATGCATGGCATCCCCGGGGGTCTGGTGGCCGGCGGACTGTTCATCCTTCCCTCCCTGCTGCTGCTGATCCTGCTCTCGGCCATCTATGCCGTCTGGGGCAGCCTGCCGTTGCTGTCGTCCGTGTTCATGGTCCTGAAACCGGCGGTGACGGCGATCGTGGCCCAGGCGGCGTGGCGAATCGGCCGCCGCACCCTGCACACCCCAGCCCTTCTGGCCATCGCGCTGCTGGCCTTTCTGGGGCTGGCTGTGCTGAAGCTGCCTTTTCCACTGCTGCTGGCTCTGGCAGCCCTGACCGGTGGCCTTGGCTGCCGCTTCTGGCCCAGGGCCTTTGTCGCTGATGGCGGGCACAGGCGCCATGGTTCGCCAGAAAGCGACTCCACAGACGTCCCCGGGGCCCAGGCCAGCAACAACATCGGCACCGCACAGGCCTTCCTGCATGGGGATGACACCCTGGCACCGGCCCACGCTCGCCTGGATCGCCGCCGGGCCCTGCGCGTGCTCCTGGCAGGACTGATGGCCGTGGTGGTTCCTCTCGCCCTGCTCAGTGCGATCGGTGGCTGGGACGGGCTGCTTGCCACCATGGCCCGCTTCTTCAGTCGGGTGGCGGTGCTCAGTTTCGGCGGCGCCTATGCCGTGCTCCCATACGTCGCTCAGGGAGCGGTGGAGCAGCACGGCTGGCTGGGAGCCGATCAGATGATCGACGGTCTGGCCCTGGGGGAATCCACGCCCGGGCCCCTGATCATGGTGGTCACCTTTGTGGGCTTCATGGCTGGCTGGACCAGCGCCGTGAACGCTGCGCAACCGGAGGTGGCCGCTCTGTCGCTGGCCACCGCAGCAGCCCTCACAGTCACCTGGTTCACCTTTCTGCCCTCCTTCCTGTTCATCCTGGTGGGCGGCCCGTTCGTGGAGGCCAGTCGTGCTGACCATCGCCTGCAGGGGCCACTCACGGCGATCACCGCAGCGGTGGTGGGGGTGATCGCCAACCTGGCGGTGTTCTTCGCGGGCCATGTGCTCTGGCCGCAGGGGGCCGGTGGACCCTTCAAGGCCTGGGCCCTCGCGTTGATGCTGCTGGGGGCCTGGCTGCTGATCGCCCGCCGCTGGCCCGTGCTCAGGCTGATCGCGGCTGCGGCTGCTGTGGGAGCTCTGACCACACCCCTGGGAGGCTGAAACGGCGCCCGCCGAGCCCTCAGAGAATCTGGGCCAGAAACTGACGGCTGCGCTCGTGCTGCGGATTGGTGAAAAAGGTTTCAGGAGGAGCCTCCTCCACGATCTGCCCCTCCGACATCAGCACCACCCGGTGGGCCACCTCGCGGGCAAAGCCCATCTCGTGCGTCACCACCACCATGGTCATCCCATCGGCGGCCAGATCGCGCATCACCTCCAGCACTTCACCCACCATCTCCGGATCCAGGGCGCTGGTGGGTTCGTCGAAGAGCAGGATGCGCGGTTCCATGCAGAGCGATCGGGCGATCGCCACCCGCTGCTGCTGGCCGCCCGAGAGCTGGC from Synechococcus sp. CBW1107 encodes the following:
- a CDS encoding CO2 hydration protein, with translation MTVLTPRPTVLPPSTHPFAEVVQRLEAGGSMLPDTPENLTQIIGIYKAYAVPMDFYWRDLLYIAERVFLNPLPAFKYFPSQEYLDLPNSYAGESADLRIWRGEAGAHPELLAFMEKGETRRMPKLLHHLWHDRINMEFAEACMDAMFWHQGMGGRFYDYLESDTYKANADRAIKAYFKGNPLMLGLHKLFPEMFLEQVRKLSYYANLGLFWEVMAPVFFEMSDIYDEGGFAGVPDAMNFLVNGIFAVAGRPIYHHVYINGECLEIIPKSEGFTWLYEAALPYVEAVFYRTAPFRGTKSYNAQAGQVPADQADFHYGILYADVFPVGSAGIPPTLLMQDMVHFLPPYLKEIYLKHRRGEEDQLIQLGITFQRSMYNVTSAVIQALRAALFYPLDDPDPEHLMANRRFFESQMDRFLKPEARLRDVQGQDYR
- a CDS encoding fasciclin domain-containing protein, which translates into the protein MPDILDTARAAGCFQTLLAAVEAGGLLEALSSPGPFTVFAPVDDAFAALPAGTVQTLVQNPPQLARILKYHVLSGQYTREQLISQPEWTTLEGATLPIRRADPFEVKNASVHAADVVCDNGIVHVINRVMLPG
- a CDS encoding GAP family protein gives rise to the protein MAPLVPSLDLLGPAPHLSSAALFGQSSLFGFGIAFSPLHIAVVVLLLLGTFPLRRALAFVSGWASANGLAVVVLMVVGDNLSLAVNHGERGQVMIDLAGAAVLMALGVYQLTPAAAIGEQGMAMRLMRQLPDFSTPMLVLIGAASALVTPENLVFYLKEAGLLLINQPGTSTDLELTGVFVAVASSLLLLPPLAWIATGGRIRDPLSRLEDWMEHHGEWLVGVLALLISAYLIWEGLHGLWLLQGAAPL
- a CDS encoding P-II family nitrogen regulator; translation: MKKVEAIIRPIKLDDVKTALVDAGIIGMTITDCRGFGRQKGQVETYRGAEFTVEFINKVKVEVVVDDDKVDAAIDAIAGPSRTGEIGDGKIFVTAVEKAVRIRTSETGAIAL
- the chrA gene encoding chromate efflux transporter, with protein sequence MPAALPARTDLASQAAPPLSLGATARYWLRLGLISFGGPAGQVALMHAELVERRRWLSERRFLHALNYAMVLPGPEAQQLATYIGWLMHGIPGGLVAGGLFILPSLLLLILLSAIYAVWGSLPLLSSVFMVLKPAVTAIVAQAAWRIGRRTLHTPALLAIALLAFLGLAVLKLPFPLLLALAALTGGLGCRFWPRAFVADGGHRRHGSPESDSTDVPGAQASNNIGTAQAFLHGDDTLAPAHARLDRRRALRVLLAGLMAVVVPLALLSAIGGWDGLLATMARFFSRVAVLSFGGAYAVLPYVAQGAVEQHGWLGADQMIDGLALGESTPGPLIMVVTFVGFMAGWTSAVNAAQPEVAALSLATAAALTVTWFTFLPSFLFILVGGPFVEASRADHRLQGPLTAITAAVVGVIANLAVFFAGHVLWPQGAGGPFKAWALALMLLGAWLLIARRWPVLRLIAAAAAVGALTTPLGG